A genomic stretch from Telmatocola sphagniphila includes:
- the nusG gene encoding transcription termination/antitermination protein NusG — MSEPTEPTEALPENAEPQSAAPATATAVDPAAAASKKNWYVVKVQSGREDSIKAAIERRVKMDGLEEYFGRIYIPTEKYTEVRNGKRITKHRKKLAGYLMAEVEFNENILMLFRDTAGVGDFLGGSLHRAPVPMSAMDVQKMMGDEVDEEIKDAAGITKGGKIKIPYGVNDRVKVRDGTFAGMEGEVKEIIEPRDSKENPKVKVVLSIWGRPVDVDVEYWQVDPV, encoded by the coding sequence ATGAGTGAACCTACCGAACCGACCGAAGCACTTCCGGAGAATGCGGAACCGCAATCTGCTGCTCCGGCCACGGCCACAGCCGTGGATCCCGCCGCGGCCGCATCCAAAAAGAACTGGTACGTGGTGAAGGTCCAATCGGGTCGGGAAGACTCCATTAAAGCCGCCATCGAACGGCGAGTGAAAATGGATGGCCTCGAAGAATACTTTGGCCGTATCTACATCCCCACCGAAAAATACACAGAAGTTCGTAACGGCAAACGCATCACCAAGCATCGCAAAAAGCTGGCCGGATATCTGATGGCCGAAGTCGAGTTCAACGAAAACATTCTGATGCTTTTCCGCGATACGGCGGGCGTGGGCGATTTTCTCGGTGGCAGCCTGCACCGGGCACCGGTTCCGATGTCGGCCATGGACGTCCAGAAAATGATGGGCGACGAGGTCGATGAGGAAATCAAGGACGCCGCCGGCATCACCAAAGGCGGCAAAATCAAGATTCCTTATGGTGTCAACGATCGCGTCAAGGTCCGGGATGGCACTTTTGCCGGTATGGAAGGTGAAGTGAAAGAAATCATCGAACCGCGCGATTCCAAGGAAAATCCCAAAGTCAAAGTCGTGCTCTCGATCTGGGGTCGACCGGTGGATGTCGACGTGGAATATTGGCAGGTAGATCCGGTCTAA
- a CDS encoding efflux RND transporter permease subunit: MFVRFFIDRPIFATVLSIVISIAGALAVPTLPLSQYPPVTPPTIQIDCNYPGASAQVVAETIAAPIEQQVNGVERMLYMTSQSTSDGSYTCTVTFDIGTRLNFAQVLVQNRVNLALPNLPDVVKATGVTTRKRSPEILLTVSLNSPDQSYNQLYLSNYAFIRIKDELARLPGISDVTLFGQRDYAMRVWIDNDKLASRNLTAIDVVNALQEQNAQVAAGQIGQPPNPGLQTTQLTLSTLGRLKTPEQFGEVIIKATSEGKVVKLRDVARLELGAKNEDVSNTFDHKQTIGLAVFLLTGANALETGDLVKEAMERMAKDFPEGMIYEIGYDTTPFIRESINEVFKALRDAILLVAIVVLVFLQSWRASIIPLAAVPVAIIGTFGAMWLFGYSLNNLTLFGLVLAVGIVVDDAIVVVEAVQHHIERGLAPKAATIRAMEEVTGPVIAVGVVLAAVFVPCMFLSGVVGQFFRQFAITIAVSTLISTFNSLTLSPALAALLLRSPDSKPDPITCVINFFFGWFFKIFNWAFHKLGVGYVRTVSAAIRVPALALFLYGGMIALGGMELQGLSSFLPKSYIPKFVSAKEAGLPTGFIPMQDKGYLIASVQLPDSSAAERSKKILDRVAEIALETPGVKHVNAVAGNSFVLSAYGSNFGSMFIILDQFANRKGKPDLYADVIMARLRQRVTSEIPEAQIAIFGAPPVSGLGRAGGFRVMIEDRGGNGPKVLERETLNMISKGNQQPGLTGLFTVYATNSPQLFLDVDRTACMARGLDLNSVFGTLQATMGAQYVNDFNLFGRTWQVNVQSEQQLRSKVEDVGHIKVRNRNGDMIPLGAVVKVVPAAGPLVITRHNMYPAAPINGNVAPGYSTGEAYSMFTALANQELQGSMAFEWSELAFIEQKSASSALKIFGLSVIFVFLALAALYESWMLPLAVILVVPVCVVGSLVAVDVANQDVNIFTQVGFVVLVGLACKNAILIVEFAKLSRERGKSRRQAVLDACYLRFRPILMTSVAFILGVLPLLISTGAGAEMRKALGTAVFGGMIGVTLFGIVLTPVFFVIVDWFSELSFRNRYTRSLAIALTALVSLDFARYTARWIGGRFKKVKLNPRNPK, translated from the coding sequence ATGTTCGTTCGCTTTTTCATAGATAGGCCGATATTCGCGACGGTGTTGTCGATAGTCATCTCTATCGCCGGGGCGCTCGCGGTACCGACATTGCCTCTTTCGCAATATCCCCCCGTTACCCCGCCGACGATTCAGATCGATTGCAACTATCCGGGAGCGAGCGCCCAGGTCGTTGCGGAAACGATTGCCGCCCCCATCGAACAGCAGGTCAACGGCGTTGAACGCATGCTGTATATGACTTCGCAATCCACTTCGGATGGGTCCTATACCTGTACGGTCACTTTCGATATTGGCACGCGGTTGAATTTTGCCCAAGTTCTGGTCCAAAATCGGGTCAATCTGGCACTTCCCAATCTCCCGGATGTCGTGAAAGCGACCGGGGTAACGACGCGTAAGCGTTCGCCCGAAATTCTTCTGACGGTAAGCCTGAACTCCCCCGATCAGAGCTATAACCAGCTTTATCTCAGTAATTACGCCTTTATCCGCATCAAGGACGAACTGGCCCGCTTACCGGGCATCAGCGATGTGACGCTCTTTGGCCAGCGCGACTATGCGATGCGGGTCTGGATCGATAACGACAAGTTGGCCAGTCGAAATCTGACCGCGATTGATGTCGTGAATGCTCTGCAGGAACAGAATGCCCAGGTCGCGGCGGGACAGATCGGTCAGCCTCCAAATCCCGGCCTGCAAACGACCCAATTGACCCTGAGCACACTCGGTCGGTTAAAGACGCCCGAACAATTCGGCGAAGTAATCATTAAGGCCACTTCAGAGGGTAAAGTCGTCAAACTTCGCGATGTGGCTCGCTTGGAATTGGGCGCGAAAAACGAGGATGTTTCGAATACTTTCGATCACAAGCAGACCATCGGCCTGGCGGTATTCCTCTTAACGGGGGCGAATGCTCTGGAAACCGGGGATCTCGTTAAAGAAGCCATGGAGCGGATGGCCAAGGACTTCCCGGAGGGCATGATTTATGAAATCGGTTACGATACAACGCCTTTCATTCGCGAATCCATCAACGAAGTTTTCAAAGCCCTGCGCGATGCTATTCTGCTCGTGGCCATCGTAGTACTGGTCTTTCTCCAAAGCTGGCGGGCATCGATCATTCCGCTGGCGGCTGTGCCCGTGGCCATTATCGGTACCTTCGGAGCGATGTGGTTATTCGGCTACTCCTTGAATAACCTCACCCTATTTGGTTTGGTTCTCGCGGTCGGGATCGTCGTGGACGATGCCATTGTGGTGGTGGAGGCCGTGCAGCACCATATTGAGCGCGGCCTTGCCCCCAAAGCGGCGACCATCCGAGCCATGGAAGAAGTGACCGGGCCGGTTATCGCAGTCGGCGTGGTGCTGGCCGCGGTCTTCGTACCCTGTATGTTCCTTTCGGGTGTGGTCGGACAATTCTTCCGGCAGTTTGCCATCACCATCGCCGTCTCGACTCTGATCTCGACCTTCAACTCTCTCACTCTCAGTCCGGCTCTCGCGGCGTTGCTGCTACGCTCTCCGGATTCCAAGCCCGATCCGATCACCTGCGTGATCAATTTTTTCTTCGGCTGGTTTTTCAAAATTTTCAACTGGGCATTTCACAAGCTGGGAGTTGGTTACGTCCGTACCGTGTCGGCGGCCATTAGAGTGCCCGCGCTCGCTCTGTTTCTATACGGCGGCATGATTGCTCTGGGCGGTATGGAACTGCAAGGTTTATCGAGCTTTCTGCCGAAAAGTTACATCCCGAAGTTTGTTTCTGCCAAGGAAGCGGGTTTGCCGACGGGCTTTATTCCCATGCAGGATAAAGGCTATCTGATTGCCAGCGTACAACTGCCCGATTCTTCGGCAGCCGAACGCAGTAAGAAGATCCTCGATCGCGTTGCCGAAATCGCTCTGGAAACTCCCGGTGTGAAGCATGTCAACGCTGTGGCGGGCAACTCGTTCGTGCTGAGTGCCTACGGGTCCAACTTCGGTTCCATGTTTATCATTCTCGATCAGTTTGCCAATCGAAAAGGAAAGCCCGATCTGTATGCCGATGTCATTATGGCCCGGCTCCGGCAACGTGTGACGTCCGAAATTCCGGAAGCGCAAATTGCCATCTTCGGCGCCCCTCCCGTTTCGGGGTTGGGCCGTGCCGGCGGTTTCCGAGTGATGATTGAAGATCGCGGAGGCAATGGCCCGAAAGTTCTGGAGCGTGAAACTCTCAACATGATTTCCAAAGGAAATCAACAGCCCGGTCTGACCGGTTTGTTTACCGTCTATGCCACGAATTCGCCGCAGCTCTTCCTGGATGTGGATCGTACCGCCTGCATGGCCCGCGGCCTCGATCTCAATTCGGTGTTCGGCACCCTTCAGGCAACCATGGGAGCTCAGTACGTCAACGACTTCAATTTGTTCGGCCGAACCTGGCAGGTGAACGTTCAATCGGAGCAACAACTCCGATCCAAAGTGGAGGATGTCGGACATATCAAAGTTCGAAATCGCAACGGCGATATGATCCCATTAGGTGCCGTGGTCAAAGTGGTGCCGGCGGCCGGTCCTCTAGTCATCACCCGACACAACATGTACCCGGCCGCTCCGATCAACGGGAACGTGGCCCCGGGTTACAGCACCGGCGAGGCGTATTCGATGTTCACGGCGCTGGCCAATCAGGAATTACAAGGCAGCATGGCCTTCGAATGGTCGGAACTTGCCTTCATCGAACAGAAATCGGCGAGTAGTGCTCTGAAGATTTTCGGCCTGTCCGTCATTTTCGTCTTCCTGGCACTAGCAGCCCTCTATGAGAGTTGGATGCTGCCTCTGGCAGTAATTCTCGTTGTACCGGTTTGCGTGGTCGGCTCCCTGGTGGCCGTGGATGTCGCAAATCAGGATGTAAACATCTTCACTCAGGTCGGCTTCGTGGTTCTGGTCGGACTCGCGTGCAAAAATGCGATTCTGATCGTGGAATTTGCCAAGCTTTCGCGCGAACGGGGTAAGTCGAGAAGGCAAGCCGTGCTCGATGCCTGTTACCTGCGTTTCCGCCCGATTCTGATGACTTCCGTGGCTTTCATCCTCGGAGTGCTGCCGCTGCTGATATCGACCGGAGCCGGGGCAGAAATGCGCAAAGCTCTGGGGACAGCCGTGTTCGGCGGCATGATCGGTGTAACGCTGTTCGGTATCGTGCTGACGCCGGTGTTTTTCGTAATCGTCGACTGGTTCAGCGAACTCAGCTTCCGGAATCGTTACACCCGGAGTCTGGCAATCGCGCTGACCGCTTTAGTTTCGTTGGATTTCGCAAGGTATACCGCACGGTGGATTGGCGGGCGGTTCAAGAAGGTGAAACTCAATCCGCGAAATCCTAAATGA
- a CDS encoding efflux RND transporter permease subunit — protein MFVRFFIDRPIFATVLSIIITLAGSVALSTLPVAQYPEITPPTVEVSAVYPGANALTVDDTVAAPIEQQVNGVEDMLYMSSRATNDGTYTLTVTFKPETDLNIAQVLVQNRVNLAQPVLPDIVKRRGVVVKKKSPTQLMIINLYSPDGSRDNLYLSNYATIRLRDELARVTGVGDITYLGQRDYSMRLWLDPDKMSSRNISATDITNAISQQNIQVAAGQVGQPPAPDGQVFQYTINTLGRLVTKEQFASMILKTDDQGRIVRMSDVTTRVELGALGYDQVCTLDGKPSVALSIYQLPGSNAIQTANDVKKKMAELRKKFETGLEYSIVYDTTPFITESVDEVFRTLRDAVILVAIVMLVFLQSWRAAIIPLCAVPVAIVGTFAAMAGLGYSINNLTLFGLVLAVGIVVDDAIVVIEAVQHHIEEGMSPREATIQAMDEVSGPVIAVGLVLAAVFIPCIFINGIIGQFFRQFAVTIAISTLLSAFNSLTLSPALCALLLKRTEEEKSEPLPRLSYLLVGGVLAWLFAYPEAQQWLADHPERVPLQLRPYMSWLLPSLILISAAILSWAISKPINYILAAFFSLFNKVFNLVTGVYIRIVGLVLRLSIIVLIGYGGMIYLTYKTLNESPAGFIPDQDKGYLMINVQLPDSASLKRTDDLMKEIDDVARQMAGIDHTVAISGQSVLLGANAPNFGTLYVLLKPFSERKDSSLGADAIMATLKEVLNDKISGAIVNVFGAPPVDGLGATGGFSMVIEDPINLGPAALQNAIKDVVATVESAQDQVQNAFSGYRADTPWLRLDIDRIAAKTRNVSVAEIVNALQVFFGSLYVNDFNQFDRTWQVNVQADGKFRQRPEDFKRLNVRSDSGQKVPLSAVLSIKETVGPVMIQRYNLYPCAILTITPVPGVSSGSVIDVVEKKANEKLPPSMKAEWTELAFLQLQTANTAVKAFILAVVLAFLVLAAQYESWSLPFAVILVVPMCLLFAAAGINFNGMDINIFTQIGFVVLVGLACKNAILIVEFAKARKEAGATNRQATLEACKLRLRPIIMTSFAFILGVVPLLVAEGAGAEMRRSLGTAVFYGMTGVTLLGIFLTPVFFFVIQFGKDKLWKKALEPEVLTSSPDHKPTGKSAHHSHQDHVPGPPSSPTNNGIPPKEGH, from the coding sequence ATGTTCGTTCGCTTTTTCATCGATCGGCCGATTTTCGCGACCGTGCTTTCCATCATCATCACGCTGGCGGGAAGCGTGGCACTGTCGACGCTGCCGGTCGCTCAGTACCCCGAGATTACGCCTCCCACTGTGGAAGTCTCGGCCGTCTACCCCGGGGCCAATGCGCTGACAGTGGATGATACAGTCGCGGCTCCGATCGAGCAGCAAGTGAATGGCGTGGAAGACATGCTTTATATGTCTTCCCGGGCGACGAACGATGGCACCTATACCCTGACGGTCACCTTCAAACCCGAAACCGATCTGAATATCGCTCAGGTGCTGGTCCAGAATCGCGTCAATCTGGCGCAACCGGTGTTGCCCGATATCGTGAAGCGGCGTGGGGTTGTGGTAAAGAAAAAATCGCCTACCCAGTTGATGATCATCAACCTCTATAGTCCAGATGGATCCCGCGATAATCTGTACCTGAGTAATTACGCAACGATTCGTCTGCGCGACGAATTGGCTCGCGTCACCGGAGTGGGGGACATAACCTATCTCGGCCAGCGCGACTACTCCATGCGGCTCTGGCTCGACCCGGATAAAATGTCCAGTCGCAACATCTCCGCTACCGACATCACCAATGCAATCTCCCAGCAGAACATTCAAGTCGCGGCGGGGCAGGTGGGGCAACCTCCTGCCCCCGATGGCCAAGTTTTCCAATACACCATCAACACCCTGGGACGTCTGGTCACCAAAGAACAATTCGCCAGTATGATTTTGAAGACTGACGATCAGGGCCGCATCGTTCGCATGTCGGATGTGACGACCCGGGTGGAACTCGGCGCTCTGGGTTACGATCAAGTCTGTACGCTCGACGGCAAGCCTTCCGTCGCCCTGTCGATTTATCAATTGCCCGGCTCCAATGCGATCCAGACGGCCAACGACGTGAAGAAGAAGATGGCCGAGTTGCGAAAGAAATTTGAAACGGGGCTCGAATACTCGATCGTCTACGACACCACTCCGTTTATTACCGAATCGGTCGATGAAGTCTTTAGAACGCTCCGGGATGCCGTGATCCTGGTGGCCATTGTGATGCTGGTATTTCTCCAGAGCTGGCGCGCGGCGATCATCCCTCTCTGCGCGGTACCCGTTGCGATCGTCGGGACTTTTGCGGCCATGGCCGGTCTGGGATATTCGATCAATAACCTCACGCTGTTCGGCTTGGTGCTGGCTGTCGGTATCGTGGTGGACGATGCGATCGTGGTTATCGAGGCCGTGCAGCATCATATCGAGGAGGGCATGTCGCCGCGGGAAGCAACCATTCAGGCAATGGATGAAGTTTCAGGACCGGTTATAGCTGTCGGTTTGGTGCTCGCGGCCGTGTTCATCCCTTGTATCTTCATTAACGGGATTATTGGCCAGTTCTTCCGGCAGTTTGCCGTGACGATTGCGATTTCTACTCTGTTATCCGCATTCAACTCGTTGACTCTCAGTCCGGCCCTTTGTGCGCTGCTTCTCAAACGAACGGAGGAAGAAAAGAGCGAACCGCTGCCACGCTTATCCTACCTGCTTGTTGGGGGAGTTCTGGCTTGGTTATTCGCTTACCCGGAAGCGCAACAATGGCTGGCGGACCATCCGGAAAGAGTTCCTCTTCAGCTTCGACCTTACATGAGCTGGTTGCTGCCTTCGCTGATCCTGATAAGTGCGGCCATTCTTTCCTGGGCGATCAGCAAACCGATCAATTACATCCTGGCGGCTTTCTTCTCTCTCTTTAACAAAGTCTTCAATCTGGTTACGGGGGTTTATATCCGCATCGTCGGCCTCGTTCTTCGCCTGAGCATTATCGTACTCATCGGTTATGGGGGGATGATCTACCTCACATATAAGACCCTGAACGAATCTCCTGCCGGATTCATTCCCGATCAGGATAAGGGCTATCTGATGATTAACGTGCAGCTTCCCGATTCGGCGTCGCTGAAACGTACTGACGATCTGATGAAAGAAATCGATGATGTGGCCCGCCAGATGGCCGGTATAGACCATACGGTGGCCATCAGCGGCCAGTCGGTTCTGCTTGGGGCAAACGCACCGAACTTCGGCACGCTCTACGTGCTGCTCAAACCTTTCTCGGAACGCAAAGACTCTTCCCTCGGCGCCGATGCGATAATGGCGACTCTGAAGGAAGTATTGAACGATAAAATTTCGGGTGCGATCGTCAACGTTTTCGGGGCGCCTCCAGTGGACGGCCTCGGGGCGACCGGCGGCTTTTCGATGGTCATCGAGGACCCGATCAATCTCGGCCCAGCCGCTCTGCAAAATGCCATTAAAGATGTCGTCGCTACCGTGGAATCGGCTCAGGATCAGGTGCAGAATGCTTTCAGTGGTTACCGGGCTGATACGCCCTGGTTGCGCCTCGATATCGACCGTATCGCGGCCAAGACCAGGAACGTCTCGGTAGCGGAGATTGTGAACGCACTTCAGGTATTCTTTGGCTCACTCTACGTGAATGACTTCAATCAGTTTGACCGCACCTGGCAGGTGAATGTGCAGGCCGATGGGAAATTTCGCCAGCGACCGGAAGATTTCAAGCGTTTGAATGTCCGCAGTGACAGCGGGCAAAAGGTGCCTTTGTCGGCCGTGCTATCGATCAAGGAGACAGTCGGGCCGGTAATGATCCAGCGCTACAACCTTTATCCCTGCGCGATTCTGACCATCACTCCGGTACCGGGTGTCAGCTCCGGAAGTGTGATCGATGTCGTCGAGAAGAAGGCGAACGAGAAACTGCCCCCTTCGATGAAAGCGGAATGGACGGAACTGGCGTTTCTGCAACTGCAGACCGCCAACACGGCAGTGAAAGCATTCATCCTGGCGGTGGTGCTGGCCTTTTTGGTGCTCGCCGCGCAATATGAAAGCTGGTCTCTGCCTTTCGCAGTCATTCTGGTAGTGCCCATGTGTCTGCTGTTCGCGGCCGCCGGGATCAATTTCAACGGCATGGATATTAACATTTTCACGCAGATCGGCTTCGTAGTTCTCGTCGGTCTGGCCTGTAAAAATGCGATTTTGATCGTCGAATTTGCCAAAGCCCGTAAAGAGGCCGGCGCGACTAATCGCCAGGCGACTTTAGAAGCTTGCAAGCTCCGGCTGCGTCCAATCATCATGACCTCCTTCGCATTCATCCTAGGGGTGGTACCATTGCTGGTGGCCGAGGGGGCCGGGGCGGAGATGCGGCGTTCCCTTGGTACGGCCGTGTTTTACGGCATGACCGGTGTGACTTTGTTGGGGATCTTTTTGACACCAGTTTTCTTCTTTGTCATTCAGTTCGGCAAAGATAAACTTTGGAAAAAGGCACTGGAACCGGAAGTTCTTACGAGCAGCCCGGACCACAAGCCTACGGGAAAGTCGGCTCATCACTCGCACCAAGATCATGTTCCGGGACCGCCAAGTTCGCCCACGAACAACGGGATCCCTCCGAAGGAAGGGCATTAA
- a CDS encoding efflux RND transporter periplasmic adaptor subunit, with the protein MKLRVARLLSGFTALTVGMIGCTKAPPPLAATKPAEVIVTKPFTKMVVDHEDFTGHTDPVNSVDIRAQVTGYLDKVNFKDGEDVAKGTLLFEIDPRTYAATLEQTRATENQAKAHLDRVTRDYERVSKLAGSPAISREDVDRYASDKLEAAAAYEAAIANRKLAETNLDYTQIRARFDGRISRRNVDPGNIVKANDTILTSLVELDPIYVSFDVDERTVLKIRRLMQKGEILSSRELAERSKASNQELGIEVQIGLADEDDFSLKGMIDFSDNKIDQSTGTLRVRAKLRNPRKPVDPKFPRKNPDFLLSPGLFVRVRLPIGNEKNAILIPEAALASDQGERYVFVVNAENEVVYRRVTTGMQIEGYRVIEKGLELNERVIVRGLQRVRPGAKVNPKTEEEARIAEQKAAEAKKEAAKQLEEQKTSAKTGTTENKSGESAKK; encoded by the coding sequence ATGAAACTCCGTGTTGCACGGCTCTTATCCGGTTTCACCGCTTTAACAGTCGGCATGATCGGCTGTACCAAAGCTCCTCCACCACTGGCGGCCACTAAACCTGCAGAAGTCATTGTCACCAAACCTTTTACGAAGATGGTGGTCGATCATGAGGATTTTACGGGTCATACCGATCCGGTGAACTCGGTAGATATTCGGGCACAGGTGACCGGATACCTGGATAAGGTTAATTTCAAAGACGGCGAGGACGTGGCAAAGGGAACGCTGCTTTTTGAAATCGATCCCAGAACCTACGCCGCCACGCTCGAACAGACGCGAGCGACGGAAAACCAGGCCAAAGCCCACCTCGATCGCGTGACGCGGGATTACGAGCGGGTTTCAAAATTGGCTGGATCTCCTGCAATCAGCCGGGAAGACGTCGATCGCTACGCGAGCGATAAACTGGAGGCCGCCGCGGCTTATGAGGCGGCTATAGCCAATCGAAAGCTAGCGGAAACCAATCTTGACTACACTCAAATTCGAGCGCGATTCGACGGGCGCATCAGTCGCCGAAATGTCGATCCCGGAAACATCGTCAAAGCGAATGACACGATACTGACGTCACTTGTGGAACTCGATCCCATCTACGTGAGTTTCGACGTGGATGAACGCACGGTACTGAAAATTCGTCGATTGATGCAAAAAGGTGAGATCTTATCCTCCCGTGAACTGGCCGAGCGAAGCAAAGCCTCCAACCAGGAACTGGGAATTGAAGTGCAGATCGGCCTGGCCGACGAAGACGATTTTTCGCTGAAAGGTATGATCGATTTCTCCGATAACAAGATCGATCAGAGTACGGGAACCTTACGCGTCCGGGCTAAACTCCGGAACCCGCGGAAACCAGTCGATCCGAAATTCCCCCGTAAGAATCCGGACTTTCTTCTTTCACCGGGTCTTTTCGTGAGGGTCCGACTGCCGATCGGTAACGAAAAAAATGCCATATTGATTCCGGAAGCGGCCTTGGCCTCGGATCAGGGGGAACGCTACGTCTTCGTAGTCAACGCCGAGAATGAAGTGGTATATCGCCGGGTTACCACCGGGATGCAGATCGAAGGCTACCGAGTCATTGAAAAAGGTTTGGAATTAAATGAGCGAGTGATTGTCCGTGGCTTACAGCGTGTTCGACCGGGAGCGAAGGTCAATCCGAAGACGGAAGAGGAAGCCCGAATCGCGGAACAGAAAGCGGCCGAGGCAAAGAAAGAAGCAGCGAAGCAACTCGAAGAACAGAAAACTTCCGCCAAGACCGGGACGACCGAGAACAAATCTGGAGAAAGTGCCAAGAAATAG
- the tuf gene encoding elongation factor Tu, with the protein MAKGTFSRSKPHVNVGTIGHIDHGKTTLTAAIMARQAFKNEVADFKSYAEIAKGGIVRDANKTVTIAVSHVEYETPNRHYAHIDCPGHADYIKNMITGAAQMDGAILVVAANDGPMPQTREHILLARQVGVPRLVVFMNKCDTVDDPELLELVELEIRELLKKYDFPGDEVPVIRGQSKDALENPKTDGPGSKSIDALMEALDSYIPTPIRESDKAFLMSIEDVFSIKGRGTVATGRVERGKAKVGDEVEIIGLRKDSVKTVITGIEQFQKTCETAEAGDNVGTLLRGIERDGIERGQVLAKPGSITPHTKFEANIYVLSKDEGGRHTPFFSGYKPQFYFRTTDVTGSLTLPEGVEMCMPGDNVKVTVELLPEMPVAMDENLRFAIREGGRTVGSGVVTKILV; encoded by the coding sequence ATGGCTAAGGGAACATTCTCACGAAGTAAGCCCCACGTGAACGTCGGAACGATCGGACACATTGACCACGGCAAGACTACCCTGACGGCTGCCATCATGGCTCGCCAGGCATTCAAGAACGAAGTGGCCGACTTCAAGAGCTATGCTGAAATCGCCAAGGGCGGTATCGTTCGCGACGCCAACAAGACTGTGACCATTGCCGTTTCTCACGTTGAGTACGAAACCCCGAATCGGCACTACGCTCACATCGACTGCCCCGGCCACGCCGACTATATCAAGAACATGATCACCGGTGCCGCCCAGATGGACGGCGCGATTCTGGTGGTTGCCGCCAACGACGGCCCGATGCCTCAGACCCGCGAGCACATCCTGCTGGCCCGCCAGGTCGGTGTGCCCCGTTTGGTGGTGTTCATGAACAAGTGCGATACCGTCGACGATCCCGAATTGCTCGAACTGGTCGAACTGGAAATTCGCGAACTGCTGAAGAAGTATGACTTCCCCGGCGACGAAGTTCCTGTTATCCGCGGTCAGTCGAAGGATGCCTTGGAAAATCCCAAGACCGATGGTCCCGGTTCGAAGTCGATCGACGCTCTCATGGAAGCTCTCGACAGCTATATTCCGACCCCCATTCGCGAGTCGGATAAGGCGTTCCTGATGTCGATCGAAGACGTCTTCTCGATCAAGGGCCGCGGTACCGTAGCGACCGGTCGCGTCGAACGCGGTAAGGCCAAGGTCGGCGATGAAGTGGAAATTATCGGGCTGCGAAAAGACAGCGTGAAGACGGTTATCACCGGTATCGAGCAGTTCCAGAAGACCTGCGAAACGGCTGAAGCCGGCGACAACGTCGGAACTCTGCTTCGCGGTATCGAACGTGACGGCATCGAACGCGGCCAGGTTCTTGCTAAGCCCGGTAGCATCACCCCGCACACCAAGTTCGAAGCTAACATTTACGTCTTGTCGAAGGACGAAGGCGGACGGCACACCCCGTTCTTCAGCGGCTACAAGCCTCAGTTCTACTTCCGCACGACGGACGTGACCGGAAGCCTGACGCTGCCCGAAGGTGTCGAAATGTGTATGCCGGGCGATAACGTCAAGGTAACCGTCGAACTGTTGCCGGAAATGCCGGTCGCCATGGACGAAAACCTCCGCTTCGCTATCCGTGAAGGTGGCCGAACGGTCGGTTCGGGCGTTGTGACCAAGATTCTCGTCTAG
- the secE gene encoding preprotein translocase subunit SecE, producing MAVAEPATPELKRASRGNASPLWLASLIAGVLVLAGLVSVVYGIPMLLDAVAGRGKTGALTPFVRAAIEVLFQVVAVIVLGILGTKLGGGEGRPGIRGGIFVAISLLFTVFFLARAVAMIAQRVFTFADPVALGVFLGAIAGFAILTYKLFGSGRFDSWAKGVEDAGLFSSSLYKKNLGLRVRRLTILGILLIFGSGVYTLMENGWLEVNNPGTNTNNWIIHTPFLADFILLPDIRFTVPLLLLGLGLWLAWRAINMPMFADFLIATEAEMNKVSWPTRKQLIRDTIVVLVTLAIFTLFFFLVDVFWSWLLSRDLIDILPHADVKQLPGLDDAPIKP from the coding sequence ATGGCCGTTGCCGAACCAGCCACACCGGAACTCAAACGAGCTTCCCGCGGTAATGCTTCCCCACTCTGGCTTGCCAGCCTGATTGCCGGGGTATTGGTACTTGCCGGCTTGGTTTCCGTCGTCTACGGGATTCCCATGCTCCTGGACGCGGTCGCTGGCAGAGGAAAAACCGGGGCTCTCACCCCGTTCGTTCGGGCCGCGATCGAAGTGCTCTTCCAGGTAGTCGCGGTGATCGTGCTCGGTATCTTGGGTACCAAGTTGGGGGGAGGCGAAGGCCGGCCCGGAATTCGGGGCGGGATTTTCGTGGCGATATCCCTGCTTTTTACCGTCTTCTTTCTTGCCAGGGCCGTCGCAATGATTGCCCAGCGAGTGTTCACTTTTGCCGATCCCGTGGCCTTAGGCGTCTTTTTAGGGGCGATTGCGGGCTTTGCTATCCTGACTTACAAGTTATTCGGTTCCGGCCGATTCGATAGCTGGGCCAAGGGCGTGGAAGACGCCGGTTTGTTTTCTTCCTCCCTCTACAAGAAGAATCTGGGACTGCGAGTGCGTAGGCTGACCATTTTGGGCATTCTGCTGATCTTCGGTTCGGGTGTTTACACCCTCATGGAAAATGGCTGGCTGGAGGTTAATAATCCTGGTACGAACACGAATAACTGGATTATTCACACACCATTCCTGGCCGATTTCATTCTCTTGCCCGACATCCGTTTCACCGTCCCGTTGCTGCTTCTGGGATTGGGGCTCTGGCTCGCCTGGCGTGCGATCAACATGCCGATGTTTGCAGACTTCCTTATCGCGACCGAAGCGGAAATGAATAAGGTGTCGTGGCCTACCCGAAAGCAATTGATTCGGGATACAATAGTAGTGCTCGTCACTCTGGCAATTTTTACTTTGTTCTTCTTCCTGGTCGATGTATTCTGGAGTTGGCTCCTGAGCCGGGACCTGATTGACATACTTCCCCACGCGGACGTGAAGCAGTTGCCAGGGCTCGATGACGCGCCAATCAAACCGTAA